The following are from one region of the Corynebacterium hindlerae genome:
- the tal gene encoding transaldolase, producing MTQVDKLAQIGTSVWLDDLSRDRLTSGNLRDMIATTGIVGVTTNPAIFASAMTAGTAYDAQIAELKSNGATVDTAVYDMAIDDVRAACDEFAEIYERTGGVDGRVSIEVDPRLHADRDATLAQARELYERVGRENVMIKIPATPESLPAISDALAEGISVNVTLIFSVARYREVIAAFIDGITRAHEAGHDVSRIHSVASFFVSRVDSEIDARLDAIGTEEALALKGKAGIANAHLAYAAFEELFADAELPAGAHVQRPLWASTSVKNPDYPATMYVTQLAGPNTVNTMPEPTLRAVLDGTDVTSDTLTGQGEAASELFTQLLAVGIDTEDVFTVLEREGVEKFISSWNDLLTSMEGQLA from the coding sequence ATGACTCAAGTAGATAAGCTCGCTCAGATTGGTACCTCCGTGTGGCTGGACGATCTGTCCCGCGACCGACTCACCTCCGGCAACCTGCGCGACATGATCGCCACCACCGGGATCGTGGGAGTGACCACCAACCCGGCAATTTTCGCCTCCGCCATGACTGCCGGCACTGCCTACGACGCCCAGATCGCCGAGCTGAAAAGCAACGGTGCCACGGTGGATACCGCGGTGTACGACATGGCTATCGACGACGTCCGCGCAGCCTGCGACGAGTTCGCCGAAATCTACGAGCGCACTGGCGGTGTAGACGGCCGGGTCTCCATCGAAGTAGACCCGCGCCTGCACGCGGACCGCGACGCCACCCTCGCCCAAGCCCGCGAACTCTATGAGCGGGTCGGTCGCGAAAACGTCATGATCAAGATTCCGGCCACCCCGGAATCCCTGCCAGCAATCTCCGACGCGCTGGCCGAAGGGATCAGCGTCAACGTCACGCTGATTTTCTCGGTCGCGCGCTACCGAGAGGTCATCGCCGCGTTTATCGACGGCATTACCCGCGCACACGAAGCAGGCCACGATGTGTCCCGCATCCACTCGGTGGCTAGCTTCTTTGTCTCCCGCGTGGATTCCGAGATCGATGCGCGCCTGGATGCGATTGGCACGGAGGAAGCACTCGCGCTGAAGGGCAAGGCCGGCATTGCGAATGCCCACCTGGCTTACGCGGCATTCGAGGAGTTGTTTGCGGATGCCGAATTGCCGGCAGGGGCACATGTGCAACGGCCACTGTGGGCGTCGACAAGCGTGAAAAACCCCGATTACCCCGCCACGATGTACGTCACGCAGCTCGCCGGACCGAACACGGTGAACACCATGCCGGAGCCGACGCTACGCGCTGTGCTCGACGGCACCGACGTCACCTCCGACACCCTGACCGGTCAGGGTGAGGCCGCATCTGAGCTGTTCACCCAGCTGCTGGCGGTGGGCATCGACACCGAAGACGTGTTTACGGTGCTGGAACGCGAGGGCGTGGAGAAATTTATTAGCAGCTGGAATGACCTGCTAACTTCGATGGAAGGTCAACTAGCCTAA
- the tkt gene encoding transketolase, giving the protein MALSPELQALTARNYPSDWTDLDTKAIDTTRILAADAVQKVGSGHPGTAMSLAPLAYTLYQRVLNHNPNDAEWVGRDRFVLSCGHTSLTQYIQLYLAGFGLEMDDLKALRTWDALTPGHPEYGHTKGVEITTGPLGQGLASAVGMAMAARRERGLLEPEAAPGESIWDHFIYVIASDGDVQEGVTSEACSLAGTQQLGNLIVFWDDNRISIEDDTNIAFTEDVCARYRAYGWQVLEIEGGEDVSAILDAVEKAKAETQRPTFIRVRTIIGYPAPTMMNTGAVHGAALGAEEVAATKRELGFNPEQDFFIEDEVLAHTRKAADHGAKLQAEWQERFDAWAAQYPERKAYFDRTQDRELPAGWADELPTWDADAKGLATRKASEATLQALGATLPELWGGSADLAGSNNTVIKGEKSFGPGEISTDMWSTSPYGRNLHFGIREHAMGAILNGMTLHGRNLPYGGTFLIFSEYMRPAVRQAALMGIDTYYVWTHDSIGLGEDGPTHQPVEQLAALRAIPQMTVLRPADANETAAAWKCAIEAPAGPKGLALTRQNVPVLEGTKEKALEGVAKGAYVLVDTDGTPDVIIIATGSEVQLAVAAAAELAAEGTKARVVSMPCMEWFLAQDADYREQVLPAAVTARVSVEAGIAMPWHRFLGSQGKAVSLEHFGASADFATLYREFGITTEAVVAAARETLKG; this is encoded by the coding sequence GTGGCACTGTCGCCTGAACTCCAAGCTCTCACCGCGCGAAACTACCCATCTGACTGGACTGATCTGGATACCAAGGCGATTGATACCACCCGCATCCTCGCTGCCGACGCCGTGCAGAAGGTGGGCTCCGGTCACCCAGGTACCGCCATGAGTCTGGCCCCACTGGCGTACACCCTCTACCAGCGTGTGCTCAACCACAACCCTAATGACGCCGAGTGGGTGGGCCGAGACCGCTTCGTGCTTTCCTGCGGTCACACCTCACTCACCCAATACATCCAGCTGTACCTGGCAGGGTTCGGCCTGGAAATGGATGACTTAAAGGCCCTGCGCACTTGGGACGCCCTTACCCCAGGCCACCCGGAGTACGGCCACACCAAGGGCGTGGAGATCACCACCGGTCCACTCGGACAGGGCCTGGCCTCCGCCGTCGGCATGGCGATGGCAGCCCGCCGCGAACGTGGCCTGCTCGAACCTGAGGCTGCCCCTGGTGAGTCCATCTGGGATCACTTCATTTACGTCATCGCCTCCGACGGCGATGTTCAGGAAGGCGTCACCTCGGAAGCCTGCTCCCTCGCCGGCACCCAGCAGCTGGGTAACCTGATCGTGTTCTGGGATGACAATCGCATCTCCATCGAGGACGACACCAACATCGCGTTCACCGAAGATGTGTGCGCCCGCTACCGCGCCTACGGCTGGCAGGTGCTGGAGATCGAGGGTGGCGAAGACGTTTCGGCGATCCTCGATGCCGTCGAGAAGGCTAAGGCAGAGACGCAGCGCCCGACCTTCATCCGGGTGCGCACCATCATCGGCTACCCTGCCCCCACCATGATGAATACCGGTGCGGTCCACGGCGCAGCTCTCGGTGCGGAGGAGGTCGCCGCGACCAAGCGCGAACTGGGCTTTAACCCGGAGCAGGACTTCTTCATCGAAGACGAGGTCCTCGCCCACACCCGCAAGGCCGCCGACCACGGTGCCAAGCTGCAGGCCGAGTGGCAAGAGCGTTTCGACGCCTGGGCTGCCCAGTACCCGGAGCGCAAGGCTTACTTCGACCGTACCCAGGATCGCGAACTGCCCGCAGGCTGGGCCGATGAGCTCCCCACCTGGGACGCTGATGCCAAGGGCCTTGCAACGCGTAAGGCATCCGAGGCCACCCTCCAGGCACTTGGCGCTACCCTGCCGGAGCTGTGGGGCGGTTCCGCCGATCTGGCTGGTTCCAACAACACCGTGATCAAGGGAGAGAAGTCCTTCGGTCCGGGAGAAATTTCCACCGATATGTGGTCCACTTCCCCGTATGGCCGTAACCTGCACTTCGGCATCCGTGAGCACGCTATGGGAGCGATCCTGAACGGCATGACGCTGCATGGCCGTAATCTGCCATACGGGGGCACGTTCCTGATTTTCTCTGAGTACATGCGTCCAGCCGTGCGCCAAGCCGCCCTCATGGGCATCGACACCTATTATGTGTGGACCCACGACTCCATCGGCCTTGGTGAGGACGGTCCTACCCACCAGCCTGTCGAACAGCTCGCTGCGCTGCGTGCCATCCCACAGATGACCGTGTTGCGCCCAGCCGACGCCAATGAGACCGCAGCGGCATGGAAGTGCGCGATCGAAGCGCCAGCAGGACCTAAGGGACTGGCGCTCACCCGCCAGAATGTTCCCGTTCTTGAGGGGACCAAGGAGAAGGCGCTGGAGGGCGTCGCTAAGGGCGCTTATGTGCTCGTCGACACCGACGGCACTCCTGACGTCATCATCATCGCCACCGGCTCCGAAGTGCAGCTCGCCGTCGCCGCTGCGGCCGAGCTCGCCGCCGAGGGCACCAAGGCGCGCGTCGTGTCCATGCCGTGTATGGAGTGGTTCCTGGCGCAAGACGCGGATTACCGCGAGCAGGTGCTGCCTGCTGCGGTCACCGCTCGGGTATCTGTCGAAGCTGGCATCGCTATGCCATGGCACCGCTTCCTCGGTTCTCAAGGCAAGGCCGTCTCCCTGGAGCACTTCGGTGCCTCTGCGGACTTTGCCACCCTGTACCGCGAATTCGGTATCACCACCGAGGCCGTCGTCGCCGCTGCCCGCGAAACCTTGAAGGGATAA
- a CDS encoding heme o synthase, producing METIKAYIALTKPKVIELLLVATIPAMLQADRGENHALLILLTVVGGWMGAAAANTFNMVADSDIDKLMGRTRKRPLAKATVSNRAATIFAWTLTVVSFLWLWLLCHSLLAAVFVMATIAFYIFVYTKWLKRSTPMNIVWGGAAGCMPVMVGWAVIKDNLPAGTAYEWWQPLVLFLVIFFWTPPHTWALAMKYREDYKAAGVPMLPVVKPAHEVTRQILWYTWGTVIVSLLLVPAAGWLYAAAALLAGLWFIVMATRLHGKVSRGEETKPLALFILSNNYLAALFVALSVDALLGLQTIGSLF from the coding sequence TTGGAGACAATCAAGGCTTATATCGCTCTGACAAAGCCCAAAGTGATTGAACTCCTTTTGGTTGCCACTATTCCTGCAATGCTGCAGGCTGACCGAGGTGAAAACCACGCCCTGCTCATCCTGCTGACGGTCGTCGGTGGCTGGATGGGTGCCGCGGCAGCCAACACCTTCAACATGGTTGCGGACTCGGACATTGACAAGCTGATGGGCCGCACCCGGAAACGACCACTCGCGAAGGCGACGGTTTCCAACCGCGCCGCCACCATCTTTGCGTGGACGCTCACCGTCGTGAGCTTCCTGTGGCTGTGGCTGCTTTGCCATTCACTGCTGGCCGCGGTCTTTGTGATGGCCACCATCGCTTTCTACATCTTCGTCTATACCAAGTGGCTCAAGCGCTCCACTCCGATGAACATCGTCTGGGGTGGCGCCGCCGGCTGTATGCCCGTGATGGTCGGCTGGGCAGTGATCAAGGACAATCTCCCTGCTGGCACCGCCTATGAGTGGTGGCAACCACTCGTGCTCTTCCTCGTCATCTTCTTCTGGACGCCACCGCACACCTGGGCGCTGGCGATGAAGTACCGAGAAGACTACAAGGCCGCCGGGGTCCCGATGTTGCCCGTCGTCAAGCCTGCCCATGAGGTAACCCGCCAAATCCTCTGGTACACCTGGGGCACTGTGATCGTATCGTTGCTGCTGGTTCCCGCAGCCGGCTGGCTCTACGCCGCTGCCGCGCTGCTTGCTGGCCTGTGGTTCATCGTCATGGCTACCCGCCTGCACGGCAAGGTATCCCGAGGTGAGGAGACCAAGCCGCTAGCACTGTTCATCCTCTCCAACAACTACCTGGCCGCACTGTTCGTGGCGCTGTCCGTCGACGCCCTCCTGGGCCTGCAGACGATCGGCAGCTTGTTCTAG